The DNA window taagaaaatatttcagtatacataaaaaaaaatatataaatatatgaataacataacaaattatttaatatatataaatatatatatatatatatatatatatatatatatatttattaaatgaaattattaagaatgtcttatttatttattgtattttaaaatatcacCATGTTATTAAAAATGGTAACACCATATGgacacatatacatatatatatatatatatatatgtatgtatctaatttaaaaaaaaaagaattacactaaaataacaaaaaaccataatataaaaaaaaatatattattccaaTACACAATgttgtacatataaatatgtatgtatatatgatgaattattatttacatttttttatatttaattcaataataaaaaaaaaaaaaaaaaaaatgcggTTACACAAAAGGTAGTAAGaacgattttttttttttatataagttaaacatatatatatatatacaaatacataacaaatatatgttaGTAAAATTTTGGAGgaatataaattttcatatgttcatattcaaataatctcttttttatattaatatatagaaacattttatttacattgtcttaaaaaaaaaaaaaaaaaaaaagaagaaatccAAAAGAAATTTCATaagtacatataaatatatattataaatatatggaaatatgttacaaaatatataaaaatatatgtatgtaaaatatataatatatatatatatatatatatatatatatatatatatataattatatatatgtgaattttatttatggATCCTTCTAAATTAACAtaattatatcttttataataaaatataccaTTATGAAAAagcagaaaaaaaaaaagttaagcATTAAAACCTTATACTACACTTAAAGAAATaagtattttatatttaaagtattttatatttataatattatatatatatatatatattataaatatgatttCCTTTCTAtgcattttatttttctttttctgatcacattttatttttattcattttttatgtattcaaattataaataaaatgtaaaatatgatatataattatattaagattactatataaatatatatatatatgtaatatatatttatttttatttcatttataaattattaataaaaaattattatattaaattattgtattatatcttaaaatatatatatatatatatatatatatatatatattatatatttgttttctcATTAACTTTTtttccttaaaaaaaaataaaaattttaatataatatatataaatatatattataccatatattattatatatttatttatttacttactagatatatataatatatattattatatattataaatttttttttaataactcCATTAAaatcttatttatataataatataaaattaaattagtatattgtatattaacgaattttttttttttttttttcctcatgttacattttttatttgaaaatatattatgtatatattatatatatatataatatacatagtaagttcatatatatctctttataaatatatatatcaaaaagggatattttatgttatatatataaagaaaagtTTATATtcaacatatttataaataaaatattatccatattataattatatatatatatatatttatttatttatgtagcattctttttttaaaaagaaaccattcatttatatattattaaaaaattatatttattaaatatatttatatatttaatattttatattccttATATCATAGAgtcataataaaataatagaaatCGACAAAGAAACATAACATTATATgtactttattatattttactttggtagtacaataaaaatataataacatataatcgatgatatatttcttattattattaaatgtgGTTCAACtggtaaattattataataatatattttattttttaacaatAATTGGAAATTATAGcattagaaaatatatacatatatatatattaacacattattatatatatatatatataatatgtaccacgaataaaaaaaaaaaaaaaaaaaaaaaaatttggctagctaaataaatgtatatatgtatatacacatattcataatattatgaaccgttcatgtaatttttttttttttttttttttttttttttttatattttgattattatatttttaaacttATGATACTAATATAGCTGTTTATATATGGATAAGTTATATTACTACAAAAAATTGTTTCAGTAATGAAAACAATGGTGTATTTAAAAgggaaaaaagaaagaaattcacaaaaaaaaaaaaaaaaaaaggaaaaatataaaagataaaagataaatggatgaataaataaataaatgtatatgtacaaatacatatacatacatacatatatatatatatatatatttatggcCATTCATttgttaaatttttatttgatgaTTAAcctacatttttatttttgtttcctATACCCTTCGGATGTAAGTCTTTCCAATCATCCCACTCCTTATCATGTAGGTCCTTTTcgtcttctttttttaattggtccttataataatcatcatttttttcatttcttaatagttctttttcttcatttaggTTTCTATAGCCTTgtgtattattaatatcattcgTATCTTTTAAGGAATACTGCATTTCCATTTGAGCACATTCTTCTAAAGAAATAGTTGGTAAATTATGAAAAGGTTTAAACACTAaatctttataataatttcttagTTGGGTTATATCAGATggtttcatattttttttaatagtaAAAAACCATGGTTTTTTGATtgcttcattttttatttcatttgaggaatgattattataaaaattattattattattattattattgttattattattattattattattattattattgttattatttttattatattgttcGTCTTTATTTCTTTGTTCTTGCTGTTTATCAtttctcatttttaaaaGTGGTAATTCTGTATGGATTAAATCAATAGTATTTAATGTTTGCATACATTTATGTTGGATTAGAGAGATAtacatttttcttatttcttcatcatctatatcattataaGTATCATATGTgttattagatatattttgttgTATATCTTTtactttttgtttattattttgatcattaattttttgtaaGATATCATTATACATGAGTTCAAATTTATGTTCATCTTTTGTTctcttaattttaatatttcttctaTTGGTTAGATTTGTTTGTGTTCCttcatcatataaataatcatcgatatcaataattttaaacatatttatcAATCTAAGaaattcattataatataatatagcaTCTTTTAATCTTTCATAtcgtatatttatatttaatgtttCATAACATAAGCTCCCTAAAATAAATGGGATAAGTAAtagtttaatatatttggtatttatatcttctatttcttcattttttgaaAACAAATCACtcttattaatataagaTCCCATCGTTTTAAAAGCATAAAGAAGTTCATCAATTATTTCATCTTTATTCTTTATAACCTTTTTATtggatataatttttatattaacatcATATCTTAAAAATTCCACAAATTCTTTCTTGACAAATATAGAACAGTACTTAGAAATtccatctttattattatttataatataattatcaaaCATAGAATATAAACTATCATATATAGATAGTATTTCATTAACATTCattctttataaaaaaaaaaaaaaaattatctacaaaaaaaaagaaaaaaaaaaaattgtcaTACATTGAAGTATAATATCTAAATAGAACGTAAATTAATTCTATAATAAATTCTCAGAtaattcattaatatataaatatatctattttgtttttttaaagggGAAacgtt is part of the Plasmodium sp. gorilla clade G2 genome assembly, chromosome: 7 genome and encodes:
- a CDS encoding type 2A phosphatase-associated protein 42, putative produces the protein MNVNEILSIYDSLYSMFDNYIINNNKDGISKYCSIFVKKEFVEFLRYDVNIKIISNKKVIKNKDEIIDELLYAFKTMGSYINKSDLFSKNEEIEDINTKYIKLLLIPFILGSLCYETLNINIRYERLKDAILYYNEFLRLINMFKIIDIDDYLYDEGTQTNLTNRRNIKIKRTKDEHKFELMYNDILQKINDQNNKQKVKDIQQNISNNTYDTYNDIDDEEIRKMYISLIQHKCMQTLNTIDLIHTELPLLKMRNDKQQEQRNKDEQYNKNNNNNNNNNNNNNNNNNNNNNNFYNNHSSNEIKNEAIKKPWFFTIKKNMKPSDITQLRNYYKDLVFKPFHNLPTISLEECAQMEMQYSLKDTNDINNTQGYRNLNEEKELLRNEKNDDYYKDQLKKEDEKDLHDKEWDDWKDLHPKGIGNKNKNVG